The following are encoded together in the Synchiropus splendidus isolate RoL2022-P1 chromosome 7, RoL_Sspl_1.0, whole genome shotgun sequence genome:
- the plbd2 gene encoding putative phospholipase B-like 2 has protein sequence MAHGHVNMERLCATVTVFWTVLCVLVAKTEPVRADLWSAVIDAKSGQISLLDEYREGSVAWANFTDDIQNSGWTFLEVTTNSQYNDSLQAYLAGAVEGAATSQLIYKHWMNTLMNYCGPYASEATYCERLKAFITANLQWVQEQIQSQPNSPYWYQVRLALLQLKGLEDGYNSQLSFPLGSFSLNPFGFLLFQLGGDLEDLESALNKSSQTRPLGSGSCSALIKLLPNNKELLVAHDTWNNYQSMLRIMKKYMFAFSASPLDNFSIPGKTQAFSSYPGSIFSGDDFYILSSGLVTLETTIGNSNPDLWKFVQPTGSVMEWLRNIVANRLSVTAKDWAEIFSKYNSGTYNNQWMIVDYNHFSPGKTDIKEELFVVLEQIPGKVVYADKTQELLKTGYWASFNIPYYVEIFNTSGCNELVEKYGPWFSLDQNPRAQIFRRNQSDVTDVDSMVRLMRYNNFKQDPLSLCETCDPQPNGENSISARSDLNPANGTYPFGALHQRSHGGTDMKLTSYGMFRQYEMLAVNGPTWDQLPPFQWSTSPYKDLLHMGHPDRWVFKPIRVTWAP, from the exons ATGGCGCACGGGCACGTAAACATGGAACGCCTCTGTGCCACAGTTACCGTCTTTTGGACAGTTTTATGTGTTTTGGTGGCCAAAACGGAGCCGGTTCGTGCTGATCTTTGGTCGGCTGTTATTGATGCGAAGAGTGGGCAGATCTCCCTCCTGGACGAGTACCGAGAAGGTTCGGTAGCCTGGGCCAACTTCACCGACGACATTCAAAATTCAGG TTGGACGTTTTTGGAGGTGACCACCAACAGTCAGTACAATGACAGTCTCCAGGCGTACCTGGCTGGTGCAGTGGAGGGAGCTGCCACATCTCAG CTCATCTACAAGCACTGGATGAACACCTTGATGAACTACTGTGGTCCTTATGCCTCAGAGGCCACTTACTGTGAGCGACTGAAGGCTTTCATCACAGCCAATTTACAGTGGGTTCAGGAACAGATACAGAGTCAGCCTAACTCTCCGTACTGGTATCAG GTCCGTCTAGCGCTGTTGCAGCTGAAAGGTTTGGAGGATGGCTACAATAGTCAGCTCTCTTTCCCCCTCGGTTCTTTCTCCCTAAACCCATTTGGTTTTTT ACTTTTCCAGCTCGGAGGGGATCTGGAAGACTTGGAGTCGGCGCTGAACAAGTCCAGCCAAACCCGACCTCTAGGATCAGGCTCGTGCTCCGCTCTCatcaagctgctgcccaacaATAAGGAGCTGCTGGTGGCTCATGACACCTGGAACAACTACCAGTCCATGCTGCGCATAATGAAGAAATACATGTTCGCTTTCAGCGCCTCTCCTTTAG ATAACTTCTCAATTCCTGGAAAAACTCAGGCATTCTCGTCCTACCCTGGATCTATTTTCTCTGGAGATGACTTTTATATCCTGAGCAGCGGCTTA GTCACTTTGGAAACTACGATTGGGAATAGCAACCCTGATCTGTGGAAGTTCGTCCAACCCACTGGCTCGGTAATGGAGTGGCTTCGGAACATTGTGGCCAACCGATTGTCTGTGACTGCAAAGGACTGGGCTGAGATTTTCAGCAAATACAACAGTGGAAC CTATAACAACCAGTGGATGATTGTTGACTACAACCACTTCAGTCCGGGAAAAACCGACATTAAGGAGGAACTATTTGTTGTGTTGGAACAGATCCC CGGTAAAGTCGTTTATGCAGATAAAACACAGGAGCTGCTTAAAACAGGATACTGGGCAAGTTTCAATATTCC GTACTATGTTGAAATATTCAACACCAGCGGCTGCAATGAACTGGTGGAGAAGTACGGCCCGTGGTTTAGTCTTGACCAGAATCCCCGGGCTCAGATTTTCAGGAGAAACCAATCAGATGTCACGGACGTGGACTCGATGGTGCGCCTCATGAG GTATAACAACTTTAAACAAGACCCTTTGTCCTTGTGTGAAACATGTGACCCACAACCGAATGGCGAGAATTCCATTTCAGCCCGTTCAGATCTCAACCCAGCGAACGGCACCTACCCATTTGGTGCCTTACATCAGAGATCACATGGTGGAACTGATATGAAG CTGACCTCCTACGGGATGTTCCGTCAGTATGAAATGTTGGCAGTGAATGGACCAACATGGGACCAACTGCCCCCCTTCCAGTGGAGCACCTCCCCCTACAAGGACCTGCTACACATGGGGCATCCTGATCGCTGGGTTTTTAAGCCCATACGGGTCACTTGGGCTCCATGA
- the rbm19 gene encoding probable RNA-binding protein 19 isoform X2, whose translation MSRLIVKNLPNGMKEDRFRAIFADFGTVTDCSLKFTMEGKFRKFGFVGFKTEEDANKALKHFHMSYVDTSRVTVEMCKAFGDPSKTRAWSKHTQKSIPVKPSAPTDIESKKKKERVSALGDLEKDEGFKEFLSVHQNRSQAQTWANDTIQQPDTAKSKGKKKVVEDDYLNFDSDQSENEDEDEEQEEFDGVTKEALKSSLSDMDYLRSKVVKSKDNESDGGNDDDEEEEEEEEDDDNDDDTNDKPQQQTDSAYESGDKDHKTKAKTKALVTGNKESSKGKKSSTQEMEPVTDYTVKLRGVPFTVKERQIREFMTPLKPAAIRIGINESGKRTGYVYVDLHSEEEVQKALKKNKDYIGGRYIEVFPAGSSGWNRCEKMEKATDRDFTRKLKDDEEEEDVSESGRLFVRNLPYTCTEEEINELFSKHGPLSEVLFPIDNLTKRPKGFAFVTYMIPENAVTALAQLDGHIFQGRMLHLLPSTIKKESTESLEAGGPGSSSYKRQKDAKNKASSSSSHNWNALFLGTSAVADAIAEKYNTTKSQVLDHESAGSVAVRMALGETQIVQETRQFLIDNGVCLDSFSQAAAGRSTSVMLVKNLPAGVTTSELENLFSPHGSLGRVLLPPSGLTALVEFLEPTEAKKAFTRLAYSKFHHVPLYLEWAPIGVFVAPVPQPVKQEAKEEKKEETDDGEEEEEEEDAPGSTLFIKNLNFSTTEEKLQEMFSKCGKVKSCTISKKKDKTGQFLSMGYGFLQYQTAEAAQKALRQLQHCTLDDHQLEVKISERATKVTDVSHKKKKKQQEKKQTGSKILVRNIPFQANVKEIRELFCTFGELKTVRLPKKAAGSGNHRGFGFIDFITKQDAKKAFNALCHSTHLYGRRLVLEWADAEETVDTLRRKTAEHFHVPSKKQRKSEVMEGILETMETDDVDD comes from the exons ATGTCTCGACTCATCGTTAAAAATCTTCCGAACGGG ATGAAGGAGGACAGGTTCCGAGCCATCTTTGCGGACTTCGGTACCGTGACAGATTGCTCCCTGAAATTCACCATGGAAGGGAAATTTCGCAAGTTCGGCTTCGTGGGTTTCAAAACGGAGGAGGATGCGAATAAAGCGCTGAAGCATTTTCACATGAGTTACGTGGACACCTCCAGAGTGACG GTTGAGATGTGCAAAGCCTTTGGGGATCCCAGCAAAACAAGGGCatggagcaaacacacacagaaatctaTCCCTGTGAAGCCTTCAGCCCCGACCGACATTGAGAGCAAAAAG aaaaagGAAAGGGTCAGTGCCCTGGGAGAT CTGGAGAAGGATGAGGGGTTCAAGGAGTTCCTCTCAGTGCATCAGAATCGCAGTCAGGCGCAAACCTGGGCAAACGATACCATTCAACAGCCTGACACTGCAAAGTCTAAGGGCAAGAAGAAGGTGGTGGAAGATGATTACCTCAACTTTGATTCTGACCAGTCAgaaaatgaggatgaggatgaagaacaGGAGGAGTTTGATG GTGTTACAAAGGAAGCACTGAAATCCAGCCTCTCAGATATGGACTACCTGCGTTCAAAGGTGGTAAAATCAAAAGACAATGAAAGTGACGGtggcaatgatgatgatgaggaggaggaggaggaggaggaggatgacgacAACGACGACGACACAAACGATAAAcctcagcagcagacagacagtgcCTATGAGAGTGGAGACAAggaccacaaaacaaaagcaaaaactaaAGCTTTGGTTACTGGTAATAAGGAGAGCAGCAAAGGGAAGAAGAGCTCTACACAGGAG ATGGAGCCAGTCACTGACTACACAGTGAAGTTAAGAGGAGTCCCCTTCACTGTAAAAGAG CGACAAATCAGAGAATTCATGACGCCGCTGAAGCCTGCCGCCATCAGAATTGGAATAAATGAATCTGGCAAAAGGACAG GTTATGTTTATGTGGACCTGCACTCTGAGGAAGAAGTGCAAAAAGCCTTGAAGAAGAACAAAGATTACATCG GTGGCAGGTACATAGAGGTCTTCCCTGCGGGTTCTTCAGGATGGAACAGATGTGAAAAAATGGAGAAAGCAACTGACAGAGACTTCACCAGGAAGTtaaaggatgatgaagaggaggaagatgtgtCCGAGTCTGGGAGACTTTTCGTCAGAAACCTCCCCTATACTTGCACAGAGGAGGAGATTAATGAGTTGTTCTCCAAACATG GTCCTTTATCTGAGGTACTCTTTCCTATTGACAACCTAACCAAGAGACCCAAAGGTTTTGCTTTTGTCACGTACATGATTCCAGAGAACGCTGTGACGGCTCTGGCTCAGCTGGATGGACATATATTCCAG GGTCGGATGCTTCACCTTCTTCCTTCCACTATAAAGAAGGAAAGCACTGAATCTTTGGAGGCAGGTGGTCCTGGTTCTTCATCGTATAAACGACAAAAAGATGCCAAAAATAAAGCCTCCAGTAGCAG TTCACACAACTGGAACGCCTTGTTCCTTGGAACAAGTGCTGTCGCGGATGCAATTGCTGAAAAATACAACACCACAAAGAGTCAAGTCTTAGACCAT GAGTCTGCGGGAAGTGTTGCCGTCCGAATGGCACTGGGAGAAACCCAGATTGTCCAGGAGACCCGGCAGTTCTTGATAGACAACGGTGTGTGTCTGGATTCCTTCAGTCAG GCTGCTGCAGGACGAAGCACATCTGTGATGTTGGTGAAGAATCTCCCAGCTGGCGTCACCACATCAGAGCTTGAGAATCTCTTCTCGCCTCACGGCTCTTTGGGACGAGTACTACTTCCTCCTTCCGGACTGACTGCCCTAGTTGAGTTCCTGGAGCCAACTGAAGCAAAGAAAGCCTTCACAAGACTGGCCTACAGCAAG TTCCATCATGTCCCGCTGTATTTGGAGTGGGCACCAATTGGAGTGTTCGTGGCTCCTGTACCACAGCCGG TCAAACAAGAGgcaaaggaggagaagaaagaggaaacggatgatggtgaggaagaagaggaagaagaggatgcTCCTGGTTCAACCCTCTTTATCAAGAATCTGAATTTCAGTACGACCGAGGAGAAACTACAAGAG ATGTTTTCTAAATGCGGCAAAGTCAAGTCATGTACAATCTCCAAGAAAAAAGATAAGACTG GTCAGTTTTTGTCCATGGGCTACGGCTTTCTTCAGTATCAGACAGCAGAGGCGGCACAGAAGGCTCTTCGCCAGCTACAG CACTGCACTCTGGATGATCACCAGTTAGAAGTGAAGATTTCAGAAAGAGCCACTAA AGTTACTGACGTGTCgcacaaaaagaagaagaagcagcaggagaagaaacagaccggATCCAAGATTCTGGTCCGCAACATTCCCTTCCAGGCCAATGTCAAGGAAATCAGAGAACTCTTCTG TACATTTGGGGAACTGAAAACTGTTCGTCTTCCAAAAAAGGCTGCTGGCTCAGGGAATCATAGAGGTTTTGGTTTCATTGACTTCATTACCAAACAAGATGCTAAG AAAGCGTTTAACGCCCTCTGCCACAGCACGCATCTGTACGGGCGTCGCCTGGTGCTTGAGTGGGCGGATGCTGAGGAGACAGTAGACAcattaagaaggaaaacagcagAGCATTTTCATG TGCCTTCTAAAAAGCAACGTAAATCCGAAGTGATGGAGGGAATCCTGGAGACGATGGAAACTGATGACGTGGATGATTGA
- the rbm19 gene encoding probable RNA-binding protein 19 isoform X1, which translates to MSRLIVKNLPNGMKEDRFRAIFADFGTVTDCSLKFTMEGKFRKFGFVGFKTEEDANKALKHFHMSYVDTSRVTVEMCKAFGDPSKTRAWSKHTQKSIPVKPSAPTDIESKKKKERVSALGDLEKDEGFKEFLSVHQNRSQAQTWANDTIQQPDTAKSKGKKKVVEDDYLNFDSDQSENEDEDEEQEEFDGVTKEALKSSLSDMDYLRSKVVKSKDNESDGGNDDDEEEEEEEEDDDNDDDTNDKPQQQTDSAYESGDKDHKTKAKTKALVTGNKESSKGKKSSTQEMEPVTDYTVKLRGVPFTVKERQIREFMTPLKPAAIRIGINESGKRTGYVYVDLHSEEEVQKALKKNKDYIGGRYIEVFPAGSSGWNRCEKMEKATDRDFTRKLKDDEEEEDVSESGRLFVRNLPYTCTEEEINELFSKHGPLSEVLFPIDNLTKRPKGFAFVTYMIPENAVTALAQLDGHIFQGRMLHLLPSTIKKESTESLEAGGPGSSSYKRQKDAKNKASSSSSHNWNALFLGTSAVADAIAEKYNTTKSQVLDHESAGSVAVRMALGETQIVQETRQFLIDNGVCLDSFSQAAAGRSTSVMLVKNLPAGVTTSELENLFSPHGSLGRVLLPPSGLTALVEFLEPTEAKKAFTRLAYSKFHHVPLYLEWAPIGVFVAPVPQPGETLQAENIFKGFYISTSMILTPTVKQEAKEEKKEETDDGEEEEEEEDAPGSTLFIKNLNFSTTEEKLQEMFSKCGKVKSCTISKKKDKTGQFLSMGYGFLQYQTAEAAQKALRQLQHCTLDDHQLEVKISERATKVTDVSHKKKKKQQEKKQTGSKILVRNIPFQANVKEIRELFCTFGELKTVRLPKKAAGSGNHRGFGFIDFITKQDAKKAFNALCHSTHLYGRRLVLEWADAEETVDTLRRKTAEHFHVPSKKQRKSEVMEGILETMETDDVDD; encoded by the exons ATGTCTCGACTCATCGTTAAAAATCTTCCGAACGGG ATGAAGGAGGACAGGTTCCGAGCCATCTTTGCGGACTTCGGTACCGTGACAGATTGCTCCCTGAAATTCACCATGGAAGGGAAATTTCGCAAGTTCGGCTTCGTGGGTTTCAAAACGGAGGAGGATGCGAATAAAGCGCTGAAGCATTTTCACATGAGTTACGTGGACACCTCCAGAGTGACG GTTGAGATGTGCAAAGCCTTTGGGGATCCCAGCAAAACAAGGGCatggagcaaacacacacagaaatctaTCCCTGTGAAGCCTTCAGCCCCGACCGACATTGAGAGCAAAAAG aaaaagGAAAGGGTCAGTGCCCTGGGAGAT CTGGAGAAGGATGAGGGGTTCAAGGAGTTCCTCTCAGTGCATCAGAATCGCAGTCAGGCGCAAACCTGGGCAAACGATACCATTCAACAGCCTGACACTGCAAAGTCTAAGGGCAAGAAGAAGGTGGTGGAAGATGATTACCTCAACTTTGATTCTGACCAGTCAgaaaatgaggatgaggatgaagaacaGGAGGAGTTTGATG GTGTTACAAAGGAAGCACTGAAATCCAGCCTCTCAGATATGGACTACCTGCGTTCAAAGGTGGTAAAATCAAAAGACAATGAAAGTGACGGtggcaatgatgatgatgaggaggaggaggaggaggaggaggatgacgacAACGACGACGACACAAACGATAAAcctcagcagcagacagacagtgcCTATGAGAGTGGAGACAAggaccacaaaacaaaagcaaaaactaaAGCTTTGGTTACTGGTAATAAGGAGAGCAGCAAAGGGAAGAAGAGCTCTACACAGGAG ATGGAGCCAGTCACTGACTACACAGTGAAGTTAAGAGGAGTCCCCTTCACTGTAAAAGAG CGACAAATCAGAGAATTCATGACGCCGCTGAAGCCTGCCGCCATCAGAATTGGAATAAATGAATCTGGCAAAAGGACAG GTTATGTTTATGTGGACCTGCACTCTGAGGAAGAAGTGCAAAAAGCCTTGAAGAAGAACAAAGATTACATCG GTGGCAGGTACATAGAGGTCTTCCCTGCGGGTTCTTCAGGATGGAACAGATGTGAAAAAATGGAGAAAGCAACTGACAGAGACTTCACCAGGAAGTtaaaggatgatgaagaggaggaagatgtgtCCGAGTCTGGGAGACTTTTCGTCAGAAACCTCCCCTATACTTGCACAGAGGAGGAGATTAATGAGTTGTTCTCCAAACATG GTCCTTTATCTGAGGTACTCTTTCCTATTGACAACCTAACCAAGAGACCCAAAGGTTTTGCTTTTGTCACGTACATGATTCCAGAGAACGCTGTGACGGCTCTGGCTCAGCTGGATGGACATATATTCCAG GGTCGGATGCTTCACCTTCTTCCTTCCACTATAAAGAAGGAAAGCACTGAATCTTTGGAGGCAGGTGGTCCTGGTTCTTCATCGTATAAACGACAAAAAGATGCCAAAAATAAAGCCTCCAGTAGCAG TTCACACAACTGGAACGCCTTGTTCCTTGGAACAAGTGCTGTCGCGGATGCAATTGCTGAAAAATACAACACCACAAAGAGTCAAGTCTTAGACCAT GAGTCTGCGGGAAGTGTTGCCGTCCGAATGGCACTGGGAGAAACCCAGATTGTCCAGGAGACCCGGCAGTTCTTGATAGACAACGGTGTGTGTCTGGATTCCTTCAGTCAG GCTGCTGCAGGACGAAGCACATCTGTGATGTTGGTGAAGAATCTCCCAGCTGGCGTCACCACATCAGAGCTTGAGAATCTCTTCTCGCCTCACGGCTCTTTGGGACGAGTACTACTTCCTCCTTCCGGACTGACTGCCCTAGTTGAGTTCCTGGAGCCAACTGAAGCAAAGAAAGCCTTCACAAGACTGGCCTACAGCAAG TTCCATCATGTCCCGCTGTATTTGGAGTGGGCACCAATTGGAGTGTTCGTGGCTCCTGTACCACAGCCGGGTGAGACTCTACAGGCTGAGAATATTTTCAAAGGTTTTTATATTTCAACATCAATGATTTTAACACCCACAGTCAAACAAGAGgcaaaggaggagaagaaagaggaaacggatgatggtgaggaagaagaggaagaagaggatgcTCCTGGTTCAACCCTCTTTATCAAGAATCTGAATTTCAGTACGACCGAGGAGAAACTACAAGAG ATGTTTTCTAAATGCGGCAAAGTCAAGTCATGTACAATCTCCAAGAAAAAAGATAAGACTG GTCAGTTTTTGTCCATGGGCTACGGCTTTCTTCAGTATCAGACAGCAGAGGCGGCACAGAAGGCTCTTCGCCAGCTACAG CACTGCACTCTGGATGATCACCAGTTAGAAGTGAAGATTTCAGAAAGAGCCACTAA AGTTACTGACGTGTCgcacaaaaagaagaagaagcagcaggagaagaaacagaccggATCCAAGATTCTGGTCCGCAACATTCCCTTCCAGGCCAATGTCAAGGAAATCAGAGAACTCTTCTG TACATTTGGGGAACTGAAAACTGTTCGTCTTCCAAAAAAGGCTGCTGGCTCAGGGAATCATAGAGGTTTTGGTTTCATTGACTTCATTACCAAACAAGATGCTAAG AAAGCGTTTAACGCCCTCTGCCACAGCACGCATCTGTACGGGCGTCGCCTGGTGCTTGAGTGGGCGGATGCTGAGGAGACAGTAGACAcattaagaaggaaaacagcagAGCATTTTCATG TGCCTTCTAAAAAGCAACGTAAATCCGAAGTGATGGAGGGAATCCTGGAGACGATGGAAACTGATGACGTGGATGATTGA